The Cervus elaphus chromosome 12, mCerEla1.1, whole genome shotgun sequence DNA window CCAGGGCAGACAAGGTATCTGGAAGGGGCACAGGTCACGGAAGAAACTTCTCTGAGCCCTTCTAGTTGGAGAGACTTCCAGGTGCTTTGTAGCCCCACTCCAACTAGAACCTGAACCCCAACCAGATGCCAGCCTGGAGCTTAGGCCCAGCTCAGCCCCAAAGCAGAAGGCAGACTCCAATCCAGCCGTGGCCCTGATTCTGCCCCCAACATGGAGGTTCTGCTTCTCCATGATAGGGACAAGCAAGACTGAGCATAAAACGGAAGCAGAGCCGGGGAGCCGACacatctctctccctttcttgtcCAGAAAAGCAGTGGTGACAGCAATAATGGTGGTGGCGGGGGCAGCCTCGCAGCGCTCAGGGACCTCTTCATTGTTTATTCAGTTCCAATAAGTTAAAGGgcaagggtgggggcagggcctcTTAGGTGAGGATGCTGCTAACAGAAGGCAGCAGCTCGGCCAGGTGCTCTGAGCTGCCCTCCGCCTGGCACAGCGGGTTGCCCTGCAGGTTAAGGAGGGTCAGCCTGGGGCAGGAGGCGAGAGGCTGGAGCATCGCAGGCTGCTGGAGGCCTTGGGCAGGAGTCAAGGAGTCAAGGAAAGCTGGTTCTCCAGATCCGCCTGCTCCTGAACACCTGTCACTGCAGAACGAGCACGCTACTGAGAGGCCCACTGGATGGGCCCCGCGGCCACTTCCCCGTAGGACACAGGGCTCCAGGCTGCAGACACCTGCCCCcgggggccaggcaggaggcGCAGGACCCTGACGGGATATGGTCCCAGAGAGGTGGTGGAAACTGTGGCCAAAGGGAAAGCCAGCCCCTGCTGCAGAGGCGCCCATGATTCATCAATGGCCAAGGGCTCCCGAGTGGAAATGCAGGCCAAAGCGTGCTTCAACTTCCAAGTTTTGAGAAGAATTGGAACTCTgggttttttaaagaatataaaacctcctgactttaaacatacGATGTGGTACCTAAGAACATCTGAAGGCGCCGGTTTGTGAACTCAGGTTTGAGGGAGTCACTTCCTTCCATCCTACAAAACTCTTACCAGTGAGAGTCAATGACAGCCTCATAGAGGGCCAGGCTATCCTCTCTTCTCAGCTTAGATGCCCAATGCCCTCTCCTCACGCCCAGGGGCATGCCCGCCCTGCCTCCTGGCCATCCCTTCCTGGTGTGGCACCGTGCCCTCCCTGCTGTCTGAATGGCACCCAGACAGAAGGATACGGTTGTTACACAGAACGAGCTCCTGCAACCGGGGCAGGTTGGTGACACCGTCCAGGGATTCGATTGCGTTATCATTGGCCTGCAGCACCTGGGAGCAGGGAAGAcaaggcaggcaggcagctgTCAGCATGGGACTGGTACAAGCCACCGGGGAGCCCAGGGTGATCAGTTTACAGGGCATGGAGGGGCTCCTGAGGTCAGGCTGCATGACAGAGGAGAATGCTGGGGTCCTCTGTGGGGGCTGGGAGGACCCGGGCATCTCTTAGTAGGGTGGGTAGACTTCTgaggtggaggaaggggaaagggaaacCCAGGACGATGACAGAGGAGTGGGGGCTTTACCTCAAGGCAGCGCAGGGCAGCCAGGGCAGGCGGCAGGGATCTGAGACGATTGTGCGACAGGTCAAGGTGAGTGACCAAGAGCAGCTGCTCCAGATGGCAAAGTACCGTCAGATCCTGAGGAGGGGGACGAGATACCCAGCGAGGCCGGGGAGACAGCTCTCAGCCGTCATTCATCAGGCTTTCGCCCGGTGCGCCCCACACAGGCCCTGGGGGACCCCAGCTGAGGACAGGAGCGAGCAGCTGGGAAGCATACCTCACCACCCCTGGCAGTACATGCTCCAGATCAAGGACACGGGGGAGACAAAggtgctggggctggggtggccTGTGGCGGGGCGGGTACACGGTGCTGGGATGAACACAGACACTAGCGGGAAGAGGGCCTGGGGAGCCCGGAGTTGGTTTGGTGGCAGCAAAGGTGGGCAGCAGCGACATGATAAAAATAATGTGTTGGGGAGACCGATTAGGAACGACTACAGAGGAAAAACAGAGTCAGGAGTTTGTCAGAAATCTCTGAGAGCTATTCAGCGGTTAGGTGTTGGGGTCTGCCCCAGGGAGAGAAGCATAGATGAGCCAAGGAAGAAATGTCCAGAAGGGCATGTGAGATGGACGGCAAAGCGGGGGACGGTGGGTGTCTTGGCTGCGGCCTGGGGAGCAGATACAGACGCTGCCAGGTCCTGAGGAAGAGGGAGGCGGGccagcggggtgggggaggggaaggcgcACGCGCACACCCTACCTTGTGAGCCAGGTGCAGCACGCGGACCTCCGCGTACTCCATCTTGAGCACGCTGTTCTCCAGCAGGAACTTGCTGCGCAGGTCATCGAGGTACGCTGCCCTCATTGGGTCCACAGcctggcagggagaggagggcacAGGGACTGTGTGTCAGCTGCCCGCCCCCTGCGTGCTGGGCTGCCCCCGTGCCAATTCCCGCAGACCCAACCTGCCTTGAGGGTTTGGAAGTACTGCAGGGTCTCCTTCTCATACTGCAGGGGGTCCAGCGCCCTCATCAGCAAGATGATGGTGAGCAGGCACCCTGGGGAGAGGGCGGGGAAGAGGACGGCAGGTCTCACCTGGATCCTCCTGGCGAGGAGCCTGTCTAGGATGGGCCCTCCTTAGAGGAGCAGGAgctcaggggaatcgggcctcacatTTATTCTCAGGCtccagctcctgcagctccttACAGGATTCCAGCTCCGACTGCAGCACCGTGGACTTCTCCACCGACAGCTCACACCTGaggggggccagggtgggggagcGGTGCCGGTCATCCCCAGGAGCCAGTCTGAGACATCTGCTTGAGCCCTCCGCACCCCACCCAGCTGCCCAGAGTGCAGAGCCCTGCTCCTGCGTGCGCCTCCCTGTGCTCATCACCTGAAGAGCTGCTCATCCGTGGCGGAGTCCCGGCACCAGCCCTCTTGGCGGCCTGAGAGACAGAGCAGGGGTAGCAGAGGACACCCGTGACAGGAAGacagggatgggaggggggctGCTGCAAAGGGTGGCGGCTGCAGGCTGGCTCACCTTTTAAGAGCACACACTCCTTCTGGGCATCGCCTGCCGTCCAAACGACACGAAACGTATGCTGGGGCAACTGGTCGTTGAGGGAGGTGGCGGgcaggtcacagagctgggagcACAGGGTTATGAGAAAGCCCAGGCTGCACCACTTTTCTGACtgtcccaccccagccctgtcccAGCCCCGACTCCGCCCACCAACCCCGGGATACCCAGACATGGCTAGGCCGGTTCCTGCCCTCTGGGGTCCTCCACTCCACAGCCAGGGGTGACTCATCAACCATGAGCAGCAAGGTCTCCGCGCCCGAGCCCAcctggtgcaggggacagagaCAGACCATCACTCCAACGGCACCAGGCCCACCATCCACGGTACCCTTCAGCCAAGGCTTCGGGACTCACGAGGAGGGGCCGAGAGAAGGAGACGGTCAGGCAAGCCTCATCCCGGCTCACGTGCAGGCAGCGCAGGGCATCCTGGGGATCAGCTGTGGGAAGAAACAGTCTCAGGTCGCCTTAAATATCCTTCCACTCCTTCTTGGCTCCAATCCCCCACCTCTTCCCTACTGTTCACCTCGTCCCAGGAGCCAGCGATGGTAGAACCAGGCACTCTGATCATTGGGGTCAGTGAAGAAAGCGTTCTGCACCAGCTCCAGCTCTGCAGGGGCCAAGGAGGCATGGGGCTTTGGTTAGGACCCTTCTGGGCTCCTGTCTACCCCCACAGACTGCCCTCTCCTTGGAGGACTTCCTGCCTTCAGCTTGACTTCTATGCCAGCCTTACCCAGGGGCCAAGTGGACACTTGGGCTCCCTGCAGCCAGGGGCTGGATCTTATGCATCCCCAGAGCCAGGCGCTTTCCCGAGTGGTAGGTTCAGGAGCAGGCCTAGGCATCAGGGTCAGAAGGGCAGCACGACAAAGTCCTCTCGAGCACACCCTGACCCTGCTCACCTTTGAGCAGCACATCCTCAGGGAGGCGCCCCTGGGGTCCACAGTCCGGCTGAGGGTGCAGctggggcaagaggcaggagcggTAATGCCAGGAGGAGTAGTTGGAGAAGTTTCGGGTGATGAGGCTGTCAGTGAAGGCAAGCTCCTCTGCAGGGGGCACAGCTGCCTGTGCAGCCACAAACCGCCGGTAGTCCCAGCAGTGAACTGGGGGGATAGGCAGACAGCACATCTCAGAAGCAGGGCAAGAAGAGCTGCCTGGCTGGGACCCTGGCATCCCCTTGAAGACCCCAAGAAACACCTCTGTGCCCTCCATGGAGGACACATTTGGCCTCATCATCCCTTGTGTCATCAGCTCAGTGAGCCCATCCTGGCCATCCCTCCCAACTCTGGACCTTACTGAGGCCCTAGTACCAGGACACGAGGCAGGTGTAAGCTGGGGGACAGAATCTGCAGGAACGTACAGTTCCGCTCGTCAACCTCGAGGAAGCGGGCACACAACTCCAGCTCCCGGGCCCAGTTGGGCTCTGGCAGGCGGCCCAGCAGCCAGCAGCGGTGGTGCCAGGTACCATAAGACTTGGGGTTCACCCTCAGGCAGCTCTCCAGGAAGCCCAGTTCTGCCTTCACCAAAGCGGCCAACTCCTCAGAGGACCTGTGCCCAGAGGAATGGGGTCAGGGCCCTCCAACACCCAATCTCAGTTCACCCCTGACTTTCTGCACCCAGCCCTCCACTGCCCTCTGCCTATGCCCCTGGCTGCCCTATTCTTCTTCCACCCCTGGACCCAGGCCGGGCAGGGCCAGAGGGAGTGGCCATCTTCCTTGGGCCCTAAACCCCTACATACTTCTGGACCTCCAGCTGCTGGAGCACCTCTCGTCGACAGTTCCAGAGGGTGGCAAAGTCAGGGTTGGCTCCCAGAATCTGGCTTGTCAGTTCCAGCACTGACTCATCCAGCTCTCCAGCCTGGCGCTGAGAGGATAGATAGCAGGATCAGGGATCACATCACTCTTCTGCTACAGAGCTCCATAACATAAATAGAACTACTGAATGTTCTGTGAATGCCACGCTTTACTACAAGTACTATACAAAGCACTTGATGGGATAATATGTAATCTTGCAATCACTGATTTTCACAATAGCCTTATGCAGTAAGTGCAACCCTtagccctgttttacagatgggcaAATTGAGGTCGAAAGAGATTCAGTAGCTTGCCTAaggacacacagctagtaagtgatagAATAGATGTGGATCCAAGCAACCTGACTCTAAGGCGCAGTTCTTGGCCAAGTGCTATGCTGAGGGAGCCACGGTGAGAGGGGACTACCTCTGAGGGCCCCACCTTCTGGAAGACAGTCTGGGTGGCTGCCTGGTATAGCTTCAGCTTCTGTTCCCGCTCTAGTCTTTTGGCTTCCGCTTGCTCTTCCGATGTCTTCACCTTCAGGCGCCCGTGCTATAGGGATGGGCGGGTTGCAAGAGTGCAGGCTGACTTGCTGGGGCAGACCCACCGGAACCACCCCTGCGGAGCCCCAGGTTTATATCGGGCAACGGAGGCAAGCCCACGCCGGACAAGGGCAAGGGCATGAGCATGCGGAGGTAGGGCGCTGGGCTCGGGTTCTCACCATGGTGCTGGCTCAGATTCAGGGCAGGGGAAGGGTCCAGTGGTGCCCGCAAAACCTGGCGAAAGACATGTCAATCATGGGAGTCCCGCCCCTTGGAGCCCCGCCCCTCCTGTCCCCAGGAAGCCGTGAGCAAGCCCGGGCAGAGACCCCTGGGGTGTTAAGGGGTCCCGGGACAGACACTGCAAGTCCAGGAGGAACCCACCCGAACTGGACTTGCACACGTGCGGCCCTGCCTACAGCCCGATCCGCCGGGACCGGGGCTGAGTTGGGGCACTTAGGTGATGGGGACCACTCCGCTCCCAGAGGTTGCCGCTACCCGCCCGCCCCACGGCTCCCAAGCACTGCTGCCCCCCGCGGGCGGACCCACCTGGGCCGGGAGGAGGCGAGCGGGACGCGGAGCTGCGGCGCCCGCCACCGAGTCGGAGCGCTGGCTAGAGCGGCGTCACGCCCTGGCTTCTCCGAGGCGCAGCTCCCTCtgcaggcctggggaggggcttGCGGGAGAGCCGACCGACTCCGGAAGCGCCTGCGCAAGATCCCTGCGCGCTCTGTTCGAAAACGCCAAGTCCCTGTTAGCCTTCTGGTGTGTGAGACTCTGATGAGTCTCTGATGAGCTCCGGAAAGCAGCGCGGGGTGCAGTTCCCAGCCAGCTGCTCAAACTGCGTTTCAGTTGGAAAGATTTCTCCGACAGCGGAAACCCACCCTTTCATCGCGGGAGTGACCTCACTCTGGCTGCACTGGCCGCCTCTTAGTTGCCAGACCTAACATGAAGTTTCCTGTCCTTATCTTCGTTGACCTCTGCAGTGTTTGACGCTACTGACTTTCCTTGACTTGACACCGTGTTCTGGCCTCTCCTGCAGTTTCGCCCCTGTCTTCTCGTCTGTTCACGCTGTTTTCCCCTAAATGTTGTTGATCTCCTTTCCTCACGCCTTTCTTCACAccctgctccaggaagaatgTTTGTTCACAGATCCAAGCCTTCAACTGCTTGGAGTTGGAGCTCCTCAGAGCTCAGTCCTGAGTCCACAGACCTCCTGGCCCACACTTTCTCTGAGTGACTACATCCACAGTCTTGGTTTTAATTGCTACCTGTACGCTAATGGCCCTCAAACTTGTATCTCCAGTCCACATGTCTTGTGAACTGTAATAATggaaaagacacacacatattcataagTCTATTAGGTATCACCTGGGTGTCCAAGAGACACCTGGAACTCCAGAAGTCAAAAAGTATCATTGTCTCCTCTCCTTCCAGTCTAACCTTTGGCCTTCATGTTACCTATATCAGTGGATGGCCTCCGCACTTTTCCATGATATCTCATAAATACCCTCTCCATTCCCACTGTGCTAAGAATTTCAGTTCATTTATTCCAGAGATAGTTGAAAGTCTTTTCAATGTCCCCTCATTTTCACCCTGTCACCCCTTTATCTCTGTGTTGCTGAGTCACCCTTTCTGAAATGCAGATTCGATCGTGATGTGTCTCTGCCAAAAACCCTTCCATGAAGCTTtttgggaaagactctgaatcTCTCAGGGTCAGCACATCAGGCTTTTTGGCATTTGGGCCCTGCTTATCCCTATGGCCTCATGTTCTGCCTCTATGAAAAACTCTTCATTTCAGCTGATAGACTTGGGGTTTCCCAAGCATGTTAACCTGCTCCCTCTTTCTTACTCTCCTCCACACCTCTTCCTTTGCCAGAATAACTCCTGTTCACCTTTAAAATTTAACTCAAGTGTCACCTCCAGGAAGCTTTCCAAAATACCTCAGTCTGTCAATGATAACCCTTATTCCTCTGTCCTACTGTGAAGTCTTGATGTGTATGCTAGCTTCTCCTAGCAGATTCAAAGTTCCCGGAGGAGAGGAACAACATTTTTTTGATCCTCCTTCTCCAATACCTTGTCCCGATTTTCAGTGGTTATTAGATAGTTATTTGAATGAATAGAACACTACATAGTGAGGACTGGCTTGGCTCGGCCTAATGGTCAGTGCTGTACACATTTAGGGATCTGAGAGATTGTGAGGCCTGGACCAGCTCAGGAAGGTTTCCTGGTGGAAGCTTCATGGGTTCAGAGTGGTCACTgattgtgtatgtgtgagtgtgatgTATTTGTGAGAAGTATGTGTCCATGtggcatatatatgtttataagaCACATCTGGGTAAGAAAATATGGCTTTAAATTCTTTATATTGCTTCCCCACCTTTCTTAGGCCCTGGAAATGTGTGTAATGTGTCCACTGTCTATTCTGTCCTGACAAGTCACAGGGAAAGAGACACTTGTCCTGGCCTTCTCTGCTTGCAGTCACCTTCCTCACTGGGACTGCAGTCACAAGCACTGTGTCAAGGGCTTTGCACACACTCAGGATTACATGTGGGAGGCAGTAAAGAGAGTGCTTAGGAACAGGGGCTCTGGGGTCCAGCTGCCTAGGTGCAAATTCTGGCCTTGCCATTTATTAGCTATGTGACCTGGGCAAGATACTTAATATCTGTGTTGAGCTTCTACTGTGTCTCAGTATTTAAAACTGAAGCACAGGGAAAATAATGTtacctacctgctagtgttgagtgaaaattaaatgtaaaagtctATGTAAAGTGGTTAGGACAGTGCCTGAACAGTACTGAGTAAGGACAGTACTGGGTAAGGTAAATGATCATAGTcgtaatttttcctttttggctgggctgggtgttcattgcagtgTGCGGGGACTTCTCTCTACTAGTGGCATgtaggtttagttgccccacaagggctatcttagttccctgactgaggatcaaacccgtgtcccctgcattggcaggcagattcttaaccattggaccaccagggaagttctagtaattttctgattttcttaacaaatatgccaggaaatagaggctcagagagaaagGCTAAGTAACTTGCTAAGTGTCACCCATGTAGTAAGTGGTCAGAGGAACATAGGTCTGATCTGGCCCAATCCTCTCTCCACCTCACCAgctacatttttgttttgttggttgaGGTTTTTGCTCACTGTCTATTCTTGCTTCCTACTCTATAACCACTCACATGTACAACCGGGTATCTGGGAAGACAGCCCACAGGTACAGATGTGACAGGTGCAATCTTACATCATAGTCGCAAAGGGTGGAGAAGACGGGGTGGAGGAAGGCTGCAGGaggcatgaaatattttttcgtGATTAGCAATCCTGAAACTGGGAGGTTTGCGTCAAGCAGACTTAAGGGAGGAAGTGAGTCTTAAATCTGCTTCCAAGAAGGTGGGGCCTGGTTTTGGAAAGAGGACAGGAAGGGCATTTCAAGCACATGTTATGACAGGAAGGTGGGTGAGAGATAGCCAAACAGACTTAGCTGGCTGGCAGAGACTGAACCAGGTGCCTGTGGAGATAAGAGCAGTGGAGCCAAGACAAGCCTCTTGCTTTAAGGCAAAAGGATGTGTCAGGAGTTATATTTGGCCTCCTGTGTGGGATAAGTGGGAAGCAGGCAGGTGTCTGAGGCCACAGTCTGAATGATGCTTGAGGAAGGGACTTTACTCCCTTCTGTGCAGAGAAAAGAGCAAGAATAACCAAGTACTGACTGGGCCCAGACATCCTATTTGAGGCACTCACCACCTGTTATGATTGCACAGTGAGGACCCATGCATACAGTGGGCTCCCACAGAGGTTAAGCtgcttgcctaaggtcacacagctggaggaAACCAAGTGCCCCTACACCGAGCTTATGATTAATCTAACTCaaattttattccctttcttgCACCCTCTGATCTCAATCCTGTGCTAACAACAACAATCAACCAGTCAGATGACTAAAATTGCTGTTGTCAATAACAGAAGAGGGCAGTGTGGGTGCAGGCAGGAATTCCACCCAGTAGGGAATGGGGACCACGGGAGGCAGAGTTGAGAGACCCACCAACAAACTCTAGTAGAGGCGTGTGAGGGCCTGACTGGGGCTGTGGGGCGAAGAATCCTCACTGGGGAGTGAGGAAAACATAGACTCTGAAGAGAGGTTCTGTGACCTTGAAGCCAATATTAATATCAACTAACTTCTTTACAACCAGGATGAGAAGAAACTGAGATTCTGCCCAAGGTCTCACAGTTTGTAAGTAATAAAGCCTGGTCTCACGTTGAAAGTCAGGGTGCCCTTCAGAGGACAACTGAAATCACCCTTTATATACACACAATAAAGTTTTGTCCTTCTCTAAAACATACTGACCAACCAACCAACTTTGGCTATCTGATTTCAGGAGACACCTTACTTTCCCTCTGTCTAGCTTGTCCACTGTGCTCTGCTGCGCCCAACGAACATCCAGGGTGTGGGGATGTGAAGCATTGCAAGACCTGGGAAGCTGGGGTGGGTGTGCTGGAGAGCCAGGTTGGGAGGGAGTTCTACTGTGAGGAACTCAGAACTGATGGTCTAAATCTTCTTGAGGCCATAGTTCTGCAGGGTATCAAGCGAGCAGTGGTTAGATGTTTGGGTGGGGGCACCCTAGGCACTTGAGGGGAAATCAAATACTGGGAAGTCTgggctaagctcctctgtccatgcaattctccaggcaagaatactggagcgggttgccatctcctcttccaagggatctttctgacccagggattgaactggcatcatctcttacatctcctgcattagcagccaggtttttttttgttttgttctgttttttaccatcagcaccacttgggaagcccagggatcAGCTTAAGTCGCAGTAAAGGAGTTGCAAGGGGGAAGAGCTGAGCCTGCCACCTGCCACCCTGAAGGAAGGGCAGAGTTGAAGCTTCCCTACGCAGGAGCAGAAGTGCCCACTTCCTATCTCTTGCAACATGGAAGCTTCTCTCCCTCAGCTTCTTGACCTTCTCTCTAACCTCGACCACCACCAGAACAGGATGTCAGAACTGGAGAGGGCTCGATGGATCATCTGGCCCCTGCTTATTTCCCAGCAGCCCTCACACACTTGGTGACATGAAAGCACATACATTTGGTGGCAGCCAGGGCTGGAAACCAGGTTTCCCAGTGATTATCACAGAGGTTCTGCAGGGATCAGCTCCCTCTCGGGATATGTTTAGGGACAAGATGGTTAACTGTGGTAGGATGATAGGATAGTAGAT harbors:
- the RABGGTA gene encoding geranylgeranyl transferase type-2 subunit alpha, whose product is MHGRLKVKTSEEQAEAKRLEREQKLKLYQAATQTVFQKRQAGELDESVLELTSQILGANPDFATLWNCRREVLQQLEVQKSSEELAALVKAELGFLESCLRVNPKSYGTWHHRCWLLGRLPEPNWARELELCARFLEVDERNFHCWDYRRFVAAQAAVPPAEELAFTDSLITRNFSNYSSWHYRSCLLPQLHPQPDCGPQGRLPEDVLLKELELVQNAFFTDPNDQSAWFYHRWLLGRADPQDALRCLHVSRDEACLTVSFSRPLLVGSGAETLLLMVDESPLAVEWRTPEGRNRPSHVWLCDLPATSLNDQLPQHTFRVVWTAGDAQKECVLLKGRQEGWCRDSATDEQLFRCELSVEKSTVLQSELESCKELQELEPENKWCLLTIILLMRALDPLQYEKETLQYFQTLKAVDPMRAAYLDDLRSKFLLENSVLKMEYAEVRVLHLAHKDLTVLCHLEQLLLVTHLDLSHNRLRSLPPALAALRCLEVLQANDNAIESLDGVTNLPRLQELVLCNNRLQQPAMLQPLASCPRLTLLNLQGNPLCQAEGSSEHLAELLPSVSSILT